The nucleotide window AACTATGTTGAGCATGGGCTCCCTTACGAGCCAAGCATTGTTAAGCTTCTTTATCTCTTCAGCAAACCACCTTGAGAGCTCCATTGCCTTTCTAACTATTTCCCTGTACCCTTCAAAGCCAAGGTGCTTTATCAAGGCCCACACGGCCAAGACGCTAGCTCCTGGCCTTGTTCCCGTTATCGTAGCTTGCCAAACCTTTCCTCCTGCTAGGTAAGGTGCCAAAACGCTTATCGCCTTCAAGTACTTCTTCCTCCTGAATATTATCCCTCCAGCTGGAATTGGAGCCATTCCCATCTTGTGTGGGTCTATGGTTATGCTCTCCACCCCTTTAAGCTTGAAGTCAAAGTCCGGCAAATCATAGCCCAGGGATTTTGCGAACGGTATCACGAACCCGCCGAAAGCGGCATCCACATGCAAAGGAATTCCGTACTCCCTAGCAAGGTCGCTTAGGGCTGGTATGTCATCCACAACTCCAAGCCCGGTGGTTCCGGCTATCCCAACTATTCCTATTGTGTTGTCACTTATCTTCGCTTCAACGTCCTTAACGTCGACTGCATAATCTTGCTTAAGCTCGGCCCATACGAGCTTAACCCCAAGCATTTCGCCGGCCTTTATGAATGAGAAGTGGGCGCTCTTTGGGAGTATTAGCTCTGGCCTTTCAGCATCAGAAATGTTCCTGAAAGCCCTCACCGCTAAGATGTTGGCCTCGGTTCCTCCAGACACTATATGCCCGTAACCCTTCTCAAGGTGTAGGAGGTCTGAGAGCATCTCTATAACTTCTTCTTCTATCTTCCTAGTCCCAGGATGCAACCCAGGATCCCCAAGGTTCCTGTCTATGTACCTTGCAAAAACCTCTATCGCGAGCTCGTGAGGCATTGTACACATCGAGCCGAGTATTTTCCCAGATGAGAACGTTAAGTCTACCTTGGTTTTGTCCTCAAGCAAGTTGAGAACTTCCTCCCTGGGAAGGCCCTTTTCAGGAAACTTGCTCAAGCTCTCACCCCCGCGAGGTACAAAGCTAGGGCTATCGCCAATTGATTCGAGAAGTTATCGTCTGGAGGGATATCATAGAACTCCGCTATCATACCAACGAGCGAGCCTATAAACGCCATCTTGAGACCCACTAAAGGGGTTAATATTAACAAGCCTGTTATTAAGTAAGCTAGGCTCCCCTCAACGCTCTTCCCGTTCTCAAACCTATGCCTCCCGTAGGTTTTCCCGACTATCGCGGCCATGGCGTCTCCAATGGT belongs to Pyrococcus abyssi GE5 and includes:
- the mfnA gene encoding tyrosine decarboxylase MfnA produces the protein MSKFPEKGLPREEVLNLLEDKTKVDLTFSSGKILGSMCTMPHELAIEVFARYIDRNLGDPGLHPGTRKIEEEVIEMLSDLLHLEKGYGHIVSGGTEANILAVRAFRNISDAERPELILPKSAHFSFIKAGEMLGVKLVWAELKQDYAVDVKDVEAKISDNTIGIVGIAGTTGLGVVDDIPALSDLAREYGIPLHVDAAFGGFVIPFAKSLGYDLPDFDFKLKGVESITIDPHKMGMAPIPAGGIIFRRKKYLKAISVLAPYLAGGKVWQATITGTRPGASVLAVWALIKHLGFEGYREIVRKAMELSRWFAEEIKKLNNAWLVREPMLNIVSFQTKNLRKVERELKRRGWGISAHRGYIRIVFMPHVTKEMVEEFLRDLREVLK